The following is a genomic window from Elaeis guineensis isolate ETL-2024a chromosome 10, EG11, whole genome shotgun sequence.
TGGGTTCTTCCATCTTACAAGAGGCGAGGGAGCGAGAGATGGAGAAGGACAAGGAGCGGGAGAGGGAGATGGAAGGATGGGAGACGCCGAAGAGGGTGGAGTGCAGGATTCCGGCGGTGCTGCCGTGCCCGCCGCCGCCGAAGAAGAAGTCGCCGGCGGGGACGCTCGGGAAGAGGAGGGATCCGCCCAAGAACGGCTACTTCCATCCGCCGGATCTGGAGGCGCTCTTTGCCCTCGCGCCCTGGAGGGAGGCGTCCTGCGCTTGATGCTGGGATCTGGGATCGGAAGAAAGACCGCTCGCGCCAAGAGGCGGTGCTGTTGTGTAAATATTTCTGTTGTACCCTTATTATTACTATAACATCAGGCATTTTGGGTTTTATCTTTCGCTCTTGGTCTCTCTATctatttgcaagcaactcaaatCTAACCTTTTTGTTACATTAAATGATGATGACGCTGCCGCTATATTGGCTGTcccttctcttctcctcctctttcctTGGGGCTGAGATTAGGTTTCTATGTTCtatatcttcttctttttgtttgtcTGTTGTGAAAAAGTTCTGatctggatctggatctgagttgGGAAAACTGGTCATATGGCTATCCATTGGAACCTTTTTGTAATCCATTAATTGTCTGCAATCTTGGTATTGGCATGAGCGTGGTTGGTTTGGGATGTGTTGGTGCTGAAGAGATTGTGAAACTATGCGGCGGCGCGAAAGGAGAAACCCTATGCAGATTAGTAAGTTTTTgtcatgtttttcttttttttttttttttttttgagatgtgaTTAATTAATTAGTATTTTGTGTTTGTTAAAGTTTTATcaactatgtgtgtgtgtgtgtcgcggggggggggggggggggggaggagggGAGGTCGGGGGCCTATATATATTTGTGGAAAGGTTTGTTAACTACGATGTGTTCTGCAAATCTCTTCAGATGGTGGTCCCGATATTGAATAAAAAAGTGTTCCGATGAACTAGCCTGGACATCCTCTACTTAGATCACTCGAGGAACCGAAGCCTGGGTCCAAGGACAGTTATGATCTCATGAGATAATAATGAAATATGCTTGTAATTAATCCGCAAATGTAATTCGATATCTATGTCCTCTCCACTTAGGGGGAGAACCGGAGATGTTTGAATTACGagctcttttcctttttcttttgtgcGTGGGTGTGCACGCGCGCgaagaaaataaaaaactgaATACAGCCAATACTCTGGGGCGTTACACGCACGGTACCGAGACTGAATTGTATGATTATTGGCAGGCGGTCGATACCAATTGCATCATTGTGCAGAATGGAGGGTAAGATTGGGAGAGCTCTAAACCATTGACAAGTGTGCCATGAAAGATTATCGCACAGTCTacaattaaaaaaagaaagattctTGCATAATTAGGTGGTGCTTGCTGTTTAAGGTTTTAGATATTAAGAAAACTATTTTAGAAAAGGAAATGAATCGGAGGTCATGACGCAAGTCAACAGAACATTTTGAAGGAGAGCTCACTCCGTCATAGGATGAACAATTCCAGTGTCTCTGGAAAGTGAAAGTCACGctaggagttgaaaatttaagatcaGCAGAAGAGATTCCACGAGACGGTTCAATTCTCTCCAAATTTCCCTTTTTGCTTGCACCCTGTGAAATGGAGCCTCCTACCAATCACCAGCTATTCACAGATAGCTGCTTTCTCTGTCCAAATAGTACCTAGAACCGACAATGATTTAGATACCAAAAGCTAACTTaccattttaaaaatttatatgtgAAACTGTATGGCTTATAACATAAAGGAATATTATCCTTTACAAACCGCAACTGAAATACTATGCTAAGATGCCACTTATTACCTACGTAAtaatcctttttttctttttttgtgataAATGGAGGCTAAAAGGACCCACCTAGCTTTtattaaaaaagataaaatacatGTTGGAAGAGAGAACAAAATCAATTAGAGAGATAAAGAGATGAAGAGTAAGAACCCAACGAAAATTCAAATAATAGGTGTAAAGTATGGAATATTCTTGATTTTATTCCAGATTCTCTGAAAGCTGACAGTTTGTTTTGTTTGCAAAGAATAGATCGCTTACTGAAATTTTGAAGACCGGTATAAGCAAAAGAAGTGGAGGATTGATTTTTAAGAAAAATCCAAGCATTTCTCTCCTTCCAACATGAGGATAATAGGTTGAAATTGTTTTGAGATATTTCTAAGTCTCCATTACCAAACTAAAAGCCGTCAGCCATCTTTTACAAAGCTAAAACAGCAAAATTACTTGGAACAAGTTATTCGAGTATATGTTTGACCAAACCTAGGCTATCATGCTTCATGAGGAAGATGCATGATTGGTGACTCCGAGGAAGAACATATATACGATATGATAATGAGGAAGTTGAACGAGAAAGATAATAAATTGACGTGGTACCAAGAGCCTTCACCCACCCCGTCAAAATGTCAGCTTAAAGCCTGTCAACTTTAGATCAAAGAACAGATCACATATCCTTATCCCAGTCACGGCCGGCCCTGGGGCGGGTCAAAGCGGGCGACCGCTCcaggcccttttttttttttcttttatctggATAAACCAAACGCCTTCTTCCTCTCCCGAGTCCCAGCACCCCAATGGCTTTTTTGGATAAATCAAACGTTTTCTCCCTCTCACAATCTGTAGCTCCTCTCTCCCGCCT
Proteins encoded in this region:
- the LOC105033474 gene encoding cyclin-dependent protein kinase inhibitor SMR5-like, with protein sequence MEKDKEREREMEGWETPKRVECRIPAVLPCPPPPKKKSPAGTLGKRRDPPKNGYFHPPDLEALFALAPWREASCA